The following proteins are encoded in a genomic region of Cetobacterium somerae ATCC BAA-474:
- a CDS encoding DNA-3-methyladenine glycosylase I, translating into MIRCPWCESSDLYRKYHDEEWGKPVYDDRTHFEFLVLESAQSGLSWITILKKRENYRVEYDNFNPDIVALYDEDKILKMLENPGIVRYRKKIESSISNAKEFLKIQKEFGSFNEYIWSFTEKKIIKNNWTTLSEVPAKTELSDTIAKDLKKRGFKFLGSTTVYSYLQAIGIVNDHLLECQFRD; encoded by the coding sequence ATGATAAGATGTCCTTGGTGTGAAAGTAGTGATTTATATAGAAAGTATCATGATGAAGAATGGGGGAAGCCTGTTTATGATGATAGAACTCATTTTGAGTTTTTAGTTTTAGAATCAGCTCAATCAGGGCTAAGTTGGATAACAATATTAAAAAAAAGAGAAAATTATAGAGTAGAGTATGATAACTTTAATCCAGATATAGTGGCTCTGTATGATGAAGACAAAATACTAAAAATGTTAGAAAATCCTGGTATAGTAAGATATAGAAAAAAGATAGAATCATCTATAAGTAATGCAAAAGAGTTTTTGAAAATTCAAAAAGAGTTTGGGTCTTTTAATGAATATATATGGTCTTTTACAGAAAAGAAAATTATAAAAAATAATTGGACAACTTTAAGTGAAGTTCCAGCAAAAACAGAGTTATCAGATACAATAGCAAAAGATTTGAAAAAAAGAGGATTTAAGTTCTTAGGAAGCACAACTGTTTACTCGTATCTACAAGCTATAGGAATAGTAAATGATCATCTATTAGAATGTCAATTTAGAGATTAA
- a CDS encoding NfeD family protein, translated as MLLWFIIGVVFLVIEILTFGLISIWFALGAFLTMIFYEASLENQFYIFVGASLLFLVLIRKLALKHFKGNSKELNRIKGKVVKIEKIEVRGSNNFYTVYLDGKIWEGISKSNFSVGDEAIVEKIVGNKLVLSKKY; from the coding sequence ATGTTACTTTGGTTTATTATAGGAGTAGTATTTTTAGTTATTGAGATTTTAACATTTGGGCTTATATCCATTTGGTTTGCATTAGGAGCTTTTTTAACAATGATTTTCTATGAAGCTTCCTTAGAAAATCAGTTTTATATTTTCGTTGGTGCTTCTTTACTTTTTTTAGTTCTAATTCGAAAGCTTGCCTTAAAACATTTTAAAGGAAATAGTAAGGAGTTAAATCGTATTAAAGGAAAAGTTGTAAAAATCGAAAAAATTGAAGTTCGTGGAAGTAATAATTTCTATACTGTATATTTAGATGGGAAAATCTGGGAAGGTATATCTAAATCTAACTTCAGCGTTGGAGATGAAGCTATTGTAGAGAAAATTGTGGGAAACAAATTAGTTTTATCTAAAAAATATTAG
- a CDS encoding SPFH domain-containing protein yields MLFLFILILIAVFLIGTHIRIVAQSQAFVVERLGAYLATWDVGLNVLIPFVDRIAKRVSLKEQVIDFPPQPVITKDNVTMQIDSVVYFQITDPKLYTYGVENPLNAIENLTATTLRNLIGELELDATLTSRDTINTKMRVILDEATDPWGIKINRVELKNIIPPAEIQDAMEKQMKAERERRESILRAEGQKTSAILVAEGEKEAAILRAEAKKETAIREAEGEAEAILSIQRANAEAIKLIKEAAPDKSVLMIKGMEAFEKVANGQATKIIIPSELQNIVTLSELFHESKK; encoded by the coding sequence ATGTTATTTTTATTTATTTTAATACTTATTGCTGTATTTTTAATTGGAACACATATTAGAATCGTTGCTCAGTCACAAGCTTTCGTTGTAGAAAGATTAGGAGCATACTTAGCTACTTGGGATGTTGGTTTAAATGTTTTAATCCCATTTGTTGATAGAATTGCTAAAAGAGTATCTTTAAAAGAGCAAGTTATAGACTTTCCACCACAACCAGTTATTACAAAGGATAATGTTACTATGCAAATAGACTCTGTTGTTTATTTCCAAATTACTGATCCTAAGTTATATACTTATGGTGTTGAAAATCCTTTAAATGCTATTGAAAATTTAACAGCAACAACTTTAAGAAATTTAATTGGAGAGTTAGAACTTGATGCTACTTTAACATCAAGAGATACAATCAATACTAAGATGAGAGTTATTTTAGATGAGGCTACTGATCCTTGGGGAATAAAGATAAATAGAGTGGAACTTAAAAATATTATTCCTCCTGCTGAAATTCAAGATGCTATGGAAAAGCAGATGAAGGCAGAAAGAGAGAGAAGAGAGTCAATTCTTAGAGCTGAGGGACAAAAAACATCTGCTATATTAGTTGCTGAGGGAGAAAAAGAGGCTGCTATATTAAGAGCTGAAGCTAAAAAAGAAACGGCTATTAGAGAGGCTGAGGGAGAAGCAGAAGCTATTCTTAGTATCCAAAGAGCTAATGCTGAAGCCATTAAACTTATTAAAGAAGCTGCTCCTGATAAAAGTGTTCTTATGATAAAAGGGATGGAAGCTTTTGAAAAAGTTGCAAATGGTCAAGCTACAAAAATTATTATTCCTAGTGAATTACAAAATATTGTTACTTTAAGCGAACTTTTCCACGAGTCTAAAAAATAA
- a CDS encoding murein L,D-transpeptidase catalytic domain family protein, translating to MIKNMMFILLTLASSAMASMGSYSINEKLNLDSSLSIENIKVRKSNSFAFTPNSSVENLYRELNLTNKMDFTTFSNAISGMKKLKDVKEDIITIIDFTKSSIKERFFVIDLKNKKTLFSTYVMHGKNSGESIPREFSNAVNSFKSSPGFYKTENTYNGEYGYSLRLNGLEKGINDKARERAIVVHGSQYAKPKPGAKKLDRSLGCPAIPKEISDKVINKIKDGRLLYIHTNEKSYAQKSSII from the coding sequence ATGATAAAGAATATGATGTTTATTTTACTTACTTTAGCTAGTTCTGCTATGGCTTCAATGGGAAGTTATTCAATTAATGAGAAATTAAATTTAGATTCATCTCTTTCAATAGAAAATATTAAGGTAAGAAAGAGTAATAGTTTTGCATTTACACCAAATAGTTCAGTAGAAAATCTATATAGAGAGTTAAATTTAACAAATAAAATGGATTTTACAACATTTTCAAATGCTATTTCGGGAATGAAAAAATTAAAAGATGTAAAAGAGGATATTATAACGATAATCGATTTTACAAAATCTTCAATTAAAGAGAGGTTTTTTGTAATTGATTTGAAAAATAAAAAGACACTATTTTCAACATATGTTATGCATGGAAAAAATAGTGGAGAAAGTATACCAAGAGAGTTTTCAAATGCTGTAAACTCTTTTAAAAGTTCACCTGGATTTTATAAAACAGAGAATACATATAACGGTGAATACGGATACTCTTTAAGATTAAATGGATTGGAAAAAGGGATTAATGATAAGGCTAGAGAAAGAGCTATAGTTGTTCATGGCTCTCAGTATGCTAAACCAAAACCAGGTGCGAAGAAATTAGATCGAAGCTTAGGGTGTCCTGCTATACCAAAAGAGATATCAGACAAAGTTATAAATAAGATAAAAGATGGAAGATTGCTATATATTCATACAAATGAAAAAAGTTATGCTCAAAAGAGTTCAATAATATAA
- a CDS encoding FUSC family protein encodes MDQLIQKTIITITSIVITTVVGQFFNVEPIGLFYTAITCVIITHVDFEKLIENAKNRGFGTLIGGVIGIIFSYIPFPLILKVIVGEFIIIFFCEKKLKIPSAIASVVFLIIVYRITSEAPYLYGFKRVLDTFIGIIITVVITYIFKKLNILK; translated from the coding sequence ATGGATCAATTAATTCAAAAAACTATAATCACTATTACATCTATCGTTATTACAACTGTAGTTGGTCAATTTTTCAATGTAGAACCCATTGGTCTTTTTTATACAGCAATAACTTGTGTTATCATAACTCATGTGGATTTTGAAAAGCTAATAGAAAATGCTAAAAATAGAGGCTTTGGTACTCTAATCGGTGGAGTTATTGGTATCATATTTTCTTATATTCCATTCCCGTTAATACTAAAAGTCATTGTTGGAGAGTTTATCATCATTTTCTTTTGTGAGAAAAAATTAAAAATACCCTCTGCTATCGCTTCTGTAGTTTTTCTAATTATTGTTTATAGAATTACCTCTGAAGCTCCATACTTATATGGATTCAAAAGAGTTCTAGACACATTTATTGGAATTATTATAACCGTGGTTATTACATATATCTTTAAAAAATTAAACATTTTAAAATAA
- a CDS encoding alkaline phosphatase — protein sequence MSKMKIKLVTLTAFLAMTAVTQGVQLKDVKPGFAKNVIFLIPDGSSSTVSTLTRAVYNDGESLNIDEMASGMVKTYNSDTFIADSAPAGTALATGWKTQDKLIGVKPKAATLNGARVPEVGDELAPAASVLEAAKLDGKAVGIVATSEVLHATPADFTTHSIHRNNYSVIGEQQVHQNLNVVFGGGKSYLKKDNATEANSKKRTDGEDMLESLQANGYNIVQTLDEMKSLNKDFVWGLFAEKDMPYDLDRDKGTTPSLAEMTEKAIELLSKDKDGFFLMVEGSKVDWAGHANNPIAITSEYAAFDKAVGVALDYAKKNSDTLVVAVTDHGTGGLSIGNLKTSYNYPELPVDVFTKDMKKAKFTEVLTAEKISKDKANTKSLAKEMLGLDLTTEELNMIEKTQKTSEIETILGKAMSERAHLGWTTNGHTGEDVPLYVYTSNYANQLTGTVNNSDIALYIAKAMNLDLDKATDELFVSGKKIKDMGIELDIDSTNKFQPVFKLSKNGKQYTFHENKNYYETDGKKVKFNGIVVFNGKEVFIPNAAIKDIK from the coding sequence ATGAGTAAAATGAAGATTAAGTTAGTAACACTAACAGCATTTTTAGCAATGACAGCTGTAACACAAGGGGTACAATTAAAAGATGTAAAGCCAGGATTTGCTAAAAATGTAATCTTTTTAATTCCAGATGGATCAAGTTCAACAGTATCAACTTTAACTAGAGCAGTATATAATGATGGTGAAAGTTTAAATATTGACGAGATGGCATCAGGAATGGTAAAAACTTATAACTCAGATACTTTTATAGCAGATTCAGCACCAGCAGGGACAGCTCTTGCAACAGGATGGAAAACACAGGATAAACTAATAGGGGTAAAACCTAAGGCAGCAACTCTAAATGGAGCAAGAGTTCCAGAGGTAGGAGATGAGTTAGCACCAGCAGCTTCAGTTTTAGAAGCAGCTAAGTTAGATGGGAAAGCTGTTGGAATTGTTGCAACTTCTGAAGTATTACATGCTACTCCAGCAGATTTTACAACACACTCAATACATAGAAATAACTACTCTGTAATAGGAGAACAGCAAGTTCATCAAAATTTAAATGTAGTTTTTGGAGGGGGGAAAAGTTATCTTAAAAAAGATAACGCAACAGAGGCAAACTCTAAAAAGCGTACTGATGGAGAGGATATGTTAGAGTCATTACAAGCTAATGGTTATAATATTGTTCAAACTTTAGATGAGATGAAAAGTTTAAATAAAGATTTTGTATGGGGGCTATTTGCTGAAAAAGATATGCCTTATGATTTAGATCGTGATAAAGGTACAACTCCATCTTTAGCAGAGATGACAGAGAAAGCTATTGAACTTTTATCAAAAGATAAAGATGGGTTTTTCTTAATGGTAGAGGGATCTAAAGTTGATTGGGCTGGACACGCAAATAATCCAATTGCCATTACATCAGAGTATGCAGCTTTTGACAAAGCTGTAGGAGTAGCATTAGATTATGCAAAGAAAAATAGTGATACTTTAGTAGTAGCAGTAACAGATCATGGAACTGGTGGATTATCTATAGGAAACTTAAAAACGTCATATAATTATCCTGAACTGCCTGTAGATGTATTTACAAAAGATATGAAAAAAGCTAAATTTACAGAGGTTCTAACAGCTGAAAAAATATCTAAAGATAAAGCTAATACAAAAAGTTTAGCTAAAGAGATGTTAGGGTTAGATTTAACAACTGAAGAGTTAAATATGATTGAAAAAACTCAAAAAACATCTGAGATAGAGACAATTTTAGGAAAAGCTATGAGTGAAAGAGCTCATTTAGGTTGGACAACAAATGGGCATACGGGAGAGGATGTACCTCTTTATGTTTACACGTCTAACTATGCAAATCAGTTGACAGGAACTGTTAATAATTCTGATATAGCTTTGTATATTGCAAAAGCTATGAATTTAGATTTAGATAAAGCAACAGATGAGTTATTTGTATCTGGTAAAAAAATTAAAGATATGGGAATAGAGTTAGATATAGATTCAACAAATAAATTCCAACCTGTATTCAAATTAAGTAAAAATGGAAAGCAGTACACATTCCATGAAAATAAAAATTACTATGAAACAGATGGAAAAAAAGTTAAGTTTAATGGAATAGTTGTATTTAATGGTAAAGAGGTATTCATTCCAAATGCAGCTATAAAAGATATAAAATAA
- a CDS encoding ABC transporter ATP-binding protein, translated as MSFIVGKNLEKRYDKTTVFKNINFNIKKGEFVTLLGPSGCGKSTLLRCIAGLNEINNGDIYIEGENVTDKSAKDRGIGMVFQNYALFPNMTVFENIAFGLEMKKLKKGYIEKKVDEMLKLVHLEEKRDFYPAQLSGGQKQRVAIARSLATEPKILLLDEPLSALDAKVRKSLREQLKEIQKETNVTTIFVTHDQEEALTISDRVFIMDKGNIVQVGTPEEIYTNPKTVFMAQFIGNYNILKDEETRKVFGNEIFGNIAIRPEAIYVREIERNYNLDDFILKKGIVKDFSILGNVIRYFIECKGVSLRVDLLNRGLGKLYEIGSVLDLMFLKKEIKYY; from the coding sequence ATGAGTTTTATAGTTGGAAAAAATTTAGAGAAAAGATATGATAAAACTACAGTTTTTAAAAATATAAACTTTAATATAAAAAAAGGTGAGTTTGTGACACTTTTAGGACCATCAGGTTGTGGGAAGTCCACTCTTTTAAGATGTATAGCTGGATTAAATGAGATAAACAATGGAGATATTTATATTGAGGGAGAAAATGTAACAGATAAATCAGCTAAAGATCGTGGCATAGGAATGGTTTTTCAAAACTATGCTCTTTTTCCAAATATGACTGTATTTGAAAATATAGCTTTTGGTTTAGAGATGAAAAAGTTAAAAAAAGGTTATATAGAGAAAAAAGTTGATGAGATGTTAAAGTTAGTACATTTAGAGGAGAAAAGAGATTTTTATCCAGCCCAACTTTCAGGAGGACAAAAGCAAAGGGTAGCTATAGCTAGATCTTTAGCCACAGAACCTAAAATATTGCTTTTAGATGAGCCATTATCAGCTTTAGATGCTAAAGTTAGAAAATCTTTAAGAGAACAATTAAAAGAGATTCAAAAAGAAACTAACGTTACAACAATTTTTGTAACTCATGATCAAGAGGAAGCTCTTACAATTTCAGATAGAGTTTTTATAATGGATAAGGGAAATATAGTTCAAGTGGGAACTCCAGAAGAGATATATACAAATCCAAAGACAGTTTTTATGGCTCAATTTATTGGAAACTATAATATTTTGAAAGATGAGGAAACAAGAAAAGTTTTTGGAAATGAAATATTTGGAAATATAGCTATAAGACCAGAGGCTATATATGTAAGAGAGATTGAAAGAAACTATAATCTAGATGATTTCATACTAAAAAAAGGAATAGTTAAGGATTTTTCTATTTTAGGAAATGTAATTAGATATTTTATTGAGTGTAAGGGTGTCAGCTTAAGAGTGGATCTTTTAAATAGAGGACTTGGAAAGCTTTATGAAATAGGATCAGTTTTGGATTTGATGTTTTTGAAAAAGGAGATTAAATACTATTAA
- a CDS encoding ABC transporter permease: MKNKIHIWVVITILTTLFLPILGTLLYSLSTKWTNTLLPQSLTLKWYLEIFQNEMFLNAIGKSFWICLISLFFIGIVLVPTVFVATYYFRKIEKMMELLVLICFAVPGAVSVVGLIKLYSNEPFRLVGTTYILVGVYFVLAYPFVYRGIKNSLAGLNIKELVESANILGASTKVAFFRVIVPNISKGLSVSMLLTFSMLFGEFLLVNMLVGGKFQTVQMYINSIKSGYSGHYSSALVITYFGILLMLTTIAFYIGEKNNRR, from the coding sequence ATGAAAAATAAAATTCATATATGGGTTGTAATAACTATATTAACGACACTGTTTTTACCAATATTAGGGACATTACTATACTCTTTAAGTACTAAATGGACTAATACTTTGTTACCTCAAAGTTTGACACTAAAATGGTATTTAGAAATTTTTCAAAATGAGATGTTTTTAAATGCTATTGGAAAAAGCTTTTGGATATGTTTAATCTCTCTGTTTTTTATAGGGATAGTACTTGTACCAACTGTATTTGTAGCTACTTACTACTTTAGAAAAATAGAAAAAATGATGGAGTTATTGGTGTTAATTTGTTTTGCTGTTCCTGGTGCAGTTTCAGTTGTAGGACTTATAAAATTATATTCAAATGAACCTTTTAGATTGGTAGGAACAACATATATTTTAGTGGGAGTATATTTTGTCTTAGCTTATCCCTTTGTTTATAGAGGGATAAAAAATAGTTTAGCTGGATTAAATATAAAGGAGTTAGTTGAAAGTGCTAATATATTAGGGGCTAGCACAAAAGTAGCTTTTTTTAGAGTGATAGTTCCAAATATTTCAAAGGGATTGAGTGTTTCAATGTTGCTAACTTTTTCTATGCTATTTGGAGAGTTTCTATTAGTAAATATGTTGGTTGGAGGAAAGTTTCAAACTGTTCAAATGTATATAAATAGTATAAAATCTGGATATAGTGGTCATTACTCAAGTGCTTTAGTAATAACGTATTTTGGGATACTATTGATGTTAACAACAATAGCTTTTTATATAGGAGAAAAAAATAATAGGAGATAG
- a CDS encoding ABC transporter permease has product MENILKLEKSKKISIPKRGLKEHEKGFLILIPFIILIGMFLITPFISVVIGSFLNEFNEITLENYEYILKSKFIKQSVFNSIELALVSTFVGLLISLQGAYSLNRLKNSSKKNILLFINMLSNFSGIPLAFAFIILLGSNGVMTILLKNIGLIDGFDVYSKTGLMLMYIYFQLPLGLLLLYPVFDRLDPQWQEMVNILGGGTFTFWKRVGIPVMLKEILGTVLIMFANAMGAYACTLALTNGTYNVMTIRITSYIAGEVAYEPGIASAMSILLGGILIFVVIINEVMLKKKRGKYEK; this is encoded by the coding sequence TTGGAAAATATTTTAAAACTTGAGAAGTCCAAAAAAATAAGTATACCTAAAAGAGGTTTAAAAGAGCATGAGAAAGGATTTTTAATTTTAATTCCTTTTATAATTTTAATAGGAATGTTTTTAATAACTCCTTTTATCTCAGTTGTCATAGGAAGTTTTTTAAATGAATTTAATGAGATTACTTTAGAGAACTATGAGTATATATTAAAAAGTAAATTTATAAAGCAATCGGTTTTTAATTCCATAGAGCTTGCGCTAGTTTCAACTTTTGTTGGATTATTAATCTCTCTTCAAGGAGCATACTCTTTAAACAGATTAAAAAATAGTTCAAAAAAGAATATCTTACTATTTATAAATATGCTTTCAAATTTTAGTGGAATACCACTTGCTTTTGCTTTCATAATTCTTCTTGGAAGCAATGGAGTAATGACAATTTTACTGAAAAATATTGGGCTAATAGATGGGTTTGATGTTTATTCAAAAACTGGGTTGATGCTTATGTACATATATTTTCAGTTACCACTAGGATTACTTTTACTATATCCAGTATTTGATAGATTAGATCCTCAGTGGCAAGAGATGGTTAATATATTAGGGGGAGGAACTTTCACATTTTGGAAAAGAGTTGGAATTCCAGTTATGTTAAAAGAGATTTTAGGAACAGTACTTATAATGTTTGCAAATGCCATGGGAGCTTATGCATGTACGTTAGCTCTAACAAATGGAACATACAATGTAATGACAATAAGAATTACTAGCTATATAGCTGGAGAGGTAGCTTATGAACCAGGTATAGCTAGTGCAATGTCAATACTGTTAGGGGGAATATTGATTTTTGTTGTAATAATAAATGAAGTGATGTTAAAAAAGAAAAGAGGAAAATATGAAAAATAA
- a CDS encoding alkaline phosphatase family protein, translated as MKKLILVLIDGMGDHVSHKMGYLKALESANMGEKFTLLSELPSLSRPLYETILTGKTPIESGIINNQINRMSKEESIFSLAKKANLKTAAVAYHWVHELYNGPFNIEEDIEVEDLEKNINYGRFYWEDSYPDSHLFSLTNKLIKDKNPDFLLLHTMNIDDAGHKYGGLSKKYENRVHKLNYYFSHYLPMWQEAGYEIIITSDHGMDEKGNHGGDSKLEREVPLWILGDMSKDYKEKKIDQKDIKKICCDILGVS; from the coding sequence ATGAAGAAGTTAATTTTAGTTTTAATCGATGGGATGGGAGATCACGTAAGTCACAAAATGGGATATTTAAAAGCTTTAGAATCAGCTAATATGGGGGAAAAATTTACTTTGCTAAGTGAACTTCCAAGTCTTTCAAGACCACTTTATGAAACTATTTTAACAGGGAAGACTCCAATAGAAAGTGGAATAATAAATAATCAGATAAATAGAATGTCTAAGGAGGAAAGTATATTTTCTTTGGCAAAAAAAGCTAATTTGAAAACAGCAGCCGTTGCATACCATTGGGTACACGAGTTATATAACGGACCTTTCAATATAGAAGAGGATATTGAAGTTGAAGATTTAGAAAAAAATATAAACTATGGAAGATTTTATTGGGAAGATAGCTATCCAGATTCTCATCTATTTTCTTTAACTAATAAGCTTATAAAAGATAAAAATCCAGACTTTTTACTTTTACATACTATGAATATTGATGATGCAGGTCATAAATATGGGGGACTTTCAAAAAAGTATGAAAATAGAGTTCACAAATTGAATTACTACTTCTCACACTATTTACCGATGTGGCAAGAGGCTGGATATGAGATTATAATAACTTCTGATCATGGAATGGATGAAAAGGGAAACCATGGAGGAGATAGCAAACTTGAAAGAGAAGTTCCTCTTTGGATTTTAGGAGATATGTCTAAAGATTATAAAGAGAAAAAAATAGATCAAAAAGATATAAAGAAAATATGTTGTGATATTTTAGGAGTAAGTTGA
- a CDS encoding ABC transporter substrate-binding protein, with amino-acid sequence MKKFVLLATLLSTVLTYGETLQEIQEKAQKEGEVLSVGMPDNWANWKDTWSQIKEKYNIKHSDTDMSSAQEIAKFKNEGKNATADIGDIGAGFANIAVKQGVTQPYKTSYWEEVPEWAKDKNGHWMLAYTGTIAFIVDKDKIPEKDIPRSWEALKNSKFKVSPGDVGTAAQASSAVLAAAYALGGDENNIEPAIKYFANLAKEGRVSAAAPNIQNLEKGEVEVGLIWDFNGLSYRDSIDKDRFEVLIPSDGSLISGYTTIINKWAKNPNAAKLTREYIFSDDGQINLAKGNARPIRKIELPEDIKKRMIPDEQYKNARAIENHEAWDKTSKNLGRVWQEEVLVNRK; translated from the coding sequence ATGAAAAAATTTGTTTTATTGGCAACACTTTTATCAACTGTTTTAACTTATGGAGAAACTTTACAAGAGATTCAAGAGAAAGCACAAAAAGAAGGGGAAGTATTATCCGTAGGAATGCCTGATAACTGGGCCAATTGGAAAGATACTTGGAGTCAAATAAAAGAAAAATATAATATAAAACATAGTGATACTGATATGAGTAGTGCTCAGGAAATTGCAAAATTTAAAAATGAGGGAAAAAATGCTACAGCAGATATTGGTGATATAGGAGCAGGATTTGCAAATATTGCTGTGAAACAAGGGGTTACTCAACCATACAAAACAAGCTATTGGGAAGAGGTACCAGAGTGGGCTAAAGATAAAAATGGACATTGGATGTTAGCTTATACAGGAACAATAGCCTTTATAGTGGATAAAGATAAAATTCCAGAAAAAGATATACCTAGATCTTGGGAGGCTTTAAAAAATAGCAAATTTAAAGTAAGTCCAGGAGATGTTGGAACAGCAGCTCAAGCTTCAAGTGCAGTTTTAGCAGCAGCTTATGCATTAGGTGGAGATGAAAATAATATAGAACCAGCAATAAAGTATTTTGCTAATTTAGCAAAAGAGGGAAGAGTATCAGCAGCAGCACCTAATATTCAAAATTTAGAAAAAGGTGAAGTTGAAGTTGGATTGATTTGGGATTTTAATGGTTTGAGCTATAGAGATTCAATTGATAAAGATAGATTTGAAGTTTTAATCCCTTCAGATGGTTCTCTTATAAGTGGATATACAACAATAATTAATAAATGGGCAAAGAATCCAAATGCAGCTAAATTAACAAGAGAATATATATTTAGTGATGATGGTCAAATAAATTTAGCTAAAGGAAATGCAAGACCAATTAGAAAAATTGAGTTGCCAGAGGATATAAAGAAAAGGATGATTCCAGATGAGCAGTATAAGAATGCAAGAGCTATTGAAAATCATGAGGCTTGGGACAAAACTTCAAAAAATTTAGGAAGAGTTTGGCAAGAGGAAGTTTTAGTAAATAGAAAGTAG
- the yiaY gene encoding L-threonine dehydrogenase gives MSYAFFMPSISYMGEGCIKNLGNEIKSRGLKKSLIVTDKILVNIGLVKKLTNVLDENKIEYVIFDETKPNPTVTNVNDGLKILKDNGCDFVISFGGGSPHDAAKGIALVAANGGEIKDYEGVDRSAHPQLPLMSINTTAGTASEMTRFCIITDEDRHVKMAIVDKNVTPIIAVNDPELMLDMPKSLTAATGMDALTHAIEAYVSTIATPVTDACAEKAIELISKNLRDAVFNGKDIKARDNMAYAEYLAGMAFNNASLGYVHAMAHQLGGFYDLPHGVCNAILLPHVVRYNAEVSKEKLRKVAILLGVNPHIVNENNSADLAIEEIVKLSNDIGIPKGIKELGAKEEDFTILATNALKDACGFTNPKQATLEEIIEIYRSAM, from the coding sequence ATGTCATATGCTTTTTTCATGCCATCAATTTCTTATATGGGAGAGGGATGTATTAAAAATCTAGGAAATGAAATTAAATCGAGAGGTTTAAAAAAGTCTTTAATAGTAACAGATAAAATATTAGTAAATATTGGTTTAGTTAAAAAATTAACAAATGTATTAGATGAGAATAAAATAGAGTATGTTATCTTTGATGAAACAAAACCAAATCCAACAGTGACAAATGTTAATGATGGATTGAAAATTTTAAAAGATAATGGATGTGATTTTGTAATATCTTTTGGTGGAGGATCACCTCATGATGCAGCAAAAGGGATAGCTTTAGTAGCTGCTAATGGTGGAGAGATAAAAGATTACGAAGGGGTAGATAGATCTGCACACCCTCAACTTCCTTTAATGTCAATAAATACAACAGCTGGAACAGCTTCAGAGATGACAAGATTTTGTATAATAACAGATGAAGATAGACATGTAAAAATGGCTATAGTAGATAAAAATGTAACTCCAATTATAGCTGTAAATGATCCAGAGTTAATGTTAGATATGCCAAAGAGTTTAACAGCAGCAACAGGAATGGATGCTTTAACACATGCAATAGAAGCTTATGTTTCAACAATTGCAACTCCAGTAACAGATGCATGTGCTGAAAAAGCTATAGAGCTGATTTCTAAAAACTTAAGAGATGCTGTATTTAATGGAAAAGATATTAAAGCAAGAGATAATATGGCTTATGCAGAGTATTTAGCAGGAATGGCTTTTAATAATGCTTCATTGGGATATGTTCATGCAATGGCCCACCAATTAGGAGGATTCTATGATTTACCTCATGGTGTATGTAATGCAATTTTACTACCTCATGTAGTTAGATATAATGCTGAAGTATCAAAAGAGAAATTAAGAAAAGTTGCAATATTGTTAGGAGTAAATCCTCATATTGTAAATGAAAATAATTCAGCTGATTTAGCAATAGAAGAGATTGTAAAGTTATCAAATGATATTGGAATTCCAAAAGGAATAAAAGAGTTAGGAGCTAAAGAGGAAGACTTTACTATTTTAGCAACAAATGCTTTAAAAGATGCATGTGGATTTACAAATCCTAAACAAGCTACGTTAGAGGAAATTATTGAGATATATAGAAGTGCAATGTAA